A window of Panicum virgatum strain AP13 chromosome 8K, P.virgatum_v5, whole genome shotgun sequence contains these coding sequences:
- the LOC120646026 gene encoding transcription factor MYB60-like → MGRPPCCDKVGIKKGPWTPEEDIILVSYIQEHGPGNWRSVPINTGLMRCSKSCRLRWTNYLRPGIRRGNFTPHEEGIIVHLQSLLGNRWAAIASYLPQRTDNDIKNYWNIHLKKKLKKHQAIGAIFAPPPPSEPSSIIPTTAGAGHVDLHHDMPLSKDYSSLHPAACTNTAEVTHQLIARRSPFAATDGDSSSSSYASSVDNISRLLDGFMKSSPPHNNTADIKPSATEVNPLLSFNQYQYHMAGGTTLPTFNDMLPSPPPQQPALMGHSGYDEPRQQHQQGPLSPIEKWLFEEAAEQVTGLMDLSDGCCSVPMMF, encoded by the exons ATGGGGAGGCCGCCGTGCTGCGACAAGGTGGGCATCAAGAAGGGACCATGGACGCCGGAGGAGGACATCATCCTGGTGTCCTACATCCAGGAGCACGGCCCCGGCAACTGGCGCTCCGTGCCCATCAACACCGGCCTCATGCGCTGCAGCAAGAGCTGCCGCCTCCGCTGGACCAACTACCTCCGCCCCGGCATCCGCCGCGGCAACTTCACCCCCCACGAGGAAGGCATCATCGTCCACCTCCAGTCCCTGCTAGGCAACAG GTGGGCAGCCATAGCTTCTTACCTTCCGCAGAGAACCGACAATGACATCAAGAACTACTGGAACATCCACCTCAagaagaagctcaagaagcacCAAGCCATCGGCGCCATCTTCGCGCCACCTCCGCCCTCCGAACCTTCTTCCATCATACcaaccaccgccggcgccggccatgtCGATCTCCATCATGACATGCCCCTCTCCAAGGACTACAGCTCCCTACACCCGGCCGCCTGCACCAACACAGCTGAGGTCACCCATCAGCTCATCGCCCGGCGATCGCCGTTCGCCGCCACCGACGGTGACAGCTCCTCCTCGTCGTACGCCTCCAGCGTGGACAACATATCCAGGCTGCTCGATGGCTTCATGAAGAGCTCCCCGCCGCACAACAACACTGCCGACATCAAGCCCTCGGCCACCGAGGTTAACCCTTTGCTGTCGTTcaaccagtaccagtaccacaTGGCCGGCGGTACCACGCTACCAACCTTCAACGACATGctgccgtcgccaccgccgcagcaGCCGGCGTTGATGGGACACAGCGGCTACGACGAGCCCAGGCAGCAACACCAGCAGGGGCCACTGTCTCCGATCGAGAAGTGGCTGTTCGAAGAGGCCGCCGAGCAGGTCACCGGCCTCATGGATCTGTCCGACGGCTGCTGCTCAGTCCCAATGATGTTCTAG